The Falco rusticolus isolate bFalRus1 chromosome 5, bFalRus1.pri, whole genome shotgun sequence genome has a segment encoding these proteins:
- the LOC119148275 gene encoding T-cell activation Rho GTPase-activating protein-like: MGLPWPFALRHTPAAAQAPGQAGSGCSRALFGQPLAALCGEDNTLPRPIQELLAVLHQEGPMTEGIFCRAARGTELRQLQEALDRGTDVDMGSQPAHLEPLALQDFLRSIPNKLLVVDFYEDWMSAMERASKQAKVEELKA, from the exons atggggctgccctggcccttTGCTCTACGGCACACCCCGGCCGCTGCCCAGGcaccagggcaggcaggctctggctgcagcagggcactCTTTGGGCAGCCTCTGGCAGCCCTCTGTGGGGAGGACAACACGCTGCCCCGGCCCATCCAG gagctgctggctgtcctgcacCAGGAAGGACCGATGACGGAGGGGAtattctgcagagctgccaggggCACAGAACTTCGGCAGCTACAGGAGGCCCTGGACCGCGGCACGGACGTCGACATGGGAAGccagcct GCTCACCTGGAGCCCTTGGCATTGCAGGACTTCCTGCGAAGCATCCCCAACAAGCTCCTTGTCGTCGACTTCTACGAGGACTGGATGTCAGCCATGGAGAGGGCCAGCAAGCAGGCCAAGGTGGAAGAGCTGAAAGCGTAA